One Serinicoccus chungangensis genomic window carries:
- a CDS encoding acetyl-CoA C-acetyltransferase, with protein MPEIVICSPLRTPVGGFLGSLAPLSAADLGTQLLAALLERTGLQDGQVDDVVVGNANPSGEIPALGRILALNTGLDSAPGMQLDRRCGSGLQAVLTAAGQVASGGSRLVVAGGAESMSQVEHYALLRQGVRAGVELADRLARARSTAGGERHPIPGGMIETAENLRREHGISREAQDELAQRSHRVAAAAQREGRFADEIVPVQVPGRRGATTVDTDEHIRPDTTVDTLAGLRPILGRQDPEATVTAGNASGQNDAAALCVVTTRERADGLGLDPMLALRSWAVAGVAPETMGIGPVPASATALERAGLTLADLDLVELNEAFAAQALAVLRAWGMEDPSAWDRLNVNGSGISLGHPVGATGARILATMAHELRRREGRYALETMCIGGGQGLAAVFERVG; from the coding sequence ATGCCCGAGATCGTCATCTGCTCGCCCCTGCGCACCCCGGTCGGGGGGTTCCTCGGCAGCCTCGCCCCGCTGTCGGCCGCCGACCTCGGCACCCAGCTGCTCGCCGCGCTGCTCGAGCGGACCGGCCTGCAGGACGGCCAGGTCGACGACGTCGTCGTCGGCAACGCCAACCCCTCCGGGGAGATCCCCGCACTCGGTCGGATCCTCGCGCTCAACACCGGGCTCGACTCCGCACCGGGTATGCAGCTCGACCGGCGCTGCGGGTCCGGCCTGCAGGCGGTCCTCACCGCGGCCGGCCAGGTCGCCAGCGGGGGGAGCCGGCTGGTCGTGGCCGGGGGAGCGGAGTCGATGAGCCAGGTGGAGCACTACGCCCTGCTGCGCCAGGGGGTGCGGGCGGGGGTCGAGCTGGCCGACCGGCTCGCCCGGGCCCGGTCCACCGCCGGAGGTGAGCGCCACCCCATCCCGGGTGGGATGATCGAGACGGCCGAGAACCTCCGGCGCGAGCACGGCATCTCCCGGGAGGCGCAGGACGAGCTGGCGCAGCGCTCCCACCGGGTGGCAGCGGCGGCGCAGCGGGAGGGGCGCTTCGCCGACGAGATCGTGCCGGTGCAGGTCCCCGGCCGACGGGGCGCCACCACCGTGGACACCGACGAGCACATCCGCCCCGACACGACCGTCGACACCCTGGCCGGGCTGCGCCCGATCCTGGGCCGCCAGGACCCGGAGGCCACGGTGACCGCCGGCAACGCCAGCGGCCAGAACGACGCCGCCGCGCTGTGCGTCGTCACGACCCGCGAGCGGGCCGACGGGCTGGGCCTCGACCCGATGCTGGCGCTGCGGTCATGGGCCGTCGCCGGTGTCGCGCCCGAGACCATGGGCATCGGCCCCGTCCCGGCGAGCGCGACGGCGCTCGAGCGGGCCGGCCTCACCCTCGCCGACCTGGACCTGGTCGAGCTCAACGAGGCGTTCGCCGCGCAGGCGCTCGCCGTGCTGCGGGCGTGGGGCATGGAGGACCCGTCGGCGTGGGACCGGCTCAACGTCAACGGGTCCGGCATCTCGCTGGGGCACCCGGTCGGCGCGACCGGGGCCCGGATCCTCGCGACCATGGCGCACGAGCTGCGGCGCCGCGAGGGCCGCTACGCCCTCGAGACCATGTGCATCGGCGGCGGTCAGGGCCTGGCCGCGGTGTTCGAGCGGGTCGGCTGA
- a CDS encoding diacylglycerol/lipid kinase family protein, whose amino-acid sequence MRYALVHGRRSGRGGAAAVGEAATAVLRSAGHDVVQVTAGTLEQARAASTALVADGVDVLAVAGGDGLVSLGADVCAGTATALGILPAGTGNDNARSLGLPRDPARCVDVLLAGRTRAVDTLLLPDLDRRVLGSVCGALEARINARADRMPRRLGAASYTLSALVEIALLRRQPPLHYRLTVDGRTRELEALVVVAASMPFFGGGLPIAPDADPSDGELDLVLVHPVTPAQALGVLRALRAGRHTGHPAVEVTRAHEVRVEGPADVVAHGDGEPLGPLPLTVRVDAASLRVVVPG is encoded by the coding sequence ATGAGGTATGCCCTCGTGCACGGCCGCCGCTCCGGCCGTGGCGGGGCGGCCGCGGTGGGGGAGGCGGCCACGGCGGTCCTGCGCTCGGCCGGGCACGACGTCGTCCAGGTGACCGCAGGCACGCTCGAGCAGGCCCGGGCCGCGAGCACCGCGCTGGTCGCCGACGGCGTCGACGTGCTGGCCGTCGCCGGCGGGGACGGGCTGGTGAGCCTGGGGGCGGACGTCTGCGCGGGCACCGCCACGGCGCTCGGGATCCTGCCCGCGGGGACCGGCAACGACAACGCCCGCAGCCTGGGCCTGCCGCGGGACCCGGCCCGGTGCGTCGACGTGCTCCTCGCCGGGCGCACCCGCGCGGTCGACACCCTGCTCCTGCCCGACCTGGACCGCCGGGTGCTCGGCTCGGTCTGCGGGGCGCTGGAGGCCCGGATCAACGCCCGCGCCGACCGGATGCCCCGGCGGCTGGGTGCCGCGTCCTACACCCTCTCGGCGCTGGTCGAGATCGCGCTGCTGCGCCGTCAGCCGCCGCTGCACTACCGGCTCACGGTGGACGGCCGGACCCGCGAGCTGGAGGCGCTGGTCGTGGTCGCCGCGTCGATGCCGTTCTTCGGCGGCGGGCTGCCGATCGCCCCGGACGCGGACCCCTCCGACGGCGAGCTCGACCTCGTGCTCGTCCACCCCGTCACCCCGGCCCAGGCGCTGGGGGTGCTGCGCGCGCTGCGGGCGGGACGGCATACCGGGCACCCGGCGGTGGAGGTGACCCGCGCCCACGAGGTGCGGGTCGAGGGGCCGGCCGACGTGGTCGCCCACGGCGACGGGGAGCCGCTGGGACCGTTGCCGCTCACCGTCCGGGTCGACGCCGCCAGCCTGCGGGTCGTCGTCCCGGGCTGA
- the tatC gene encoding twin-arginine translocase subunit TatC — translation MLAIGVLSVVGWYWYDEIIAVVTAPIDAVAAERGGEAVSLRFQNITEPFAMQLRVAIFSGILLASPVWLWNIWGFLLPGLTRAEKKIALSYFFVSIPLFFAGAALAAFTFPRLVAILLGFTPDGIANLPGASEFLTLWLYFMLAFGLAFLLPVVLVALNQIGILSARNMLRSWRIVLFCILVFSAFMTPDPSAWTMLAMASPVFVLYWCAVGVAFLMERRREKKNPGRYSGLSPDEATPLT, via the coding sequence GTGCTCGCGATCGGCGTGCTCTCGGTCGTCGGGTGGTACTGGTACGACGAGATCATCGCCGTGGTCACCGCTCCCATCGACGCCGTCGCCGCCGAGCGCGGGGGCGAGGCCGTCTCGCTGCGCTTCCAGAACATCACCGAGCCGTTCGCCATGCAGCTGCGGGTGGCCATCTTCAGCGGCATCCTGCTCGCCAGCCCCGTCTGGCTGTGGAACATCTGGGGGTTCCTGCTGCCCGGGCTCACCCGGGCCGAGAAGAAGATCGCGCTGTCCTACTTCTTCGTCTCGATCCCGCTGTTCTTCGCCGGGGCCGCGCTCGCGGCCTTCACCTTCCCGCGCCTCGTGGCGATCCTGCTCGGCTTCACCCCGGACGGCATCGCCAACCTGCCCGGCGCCAGCGAGTTCCTCACCCTGTGGCTCTACTTCATGCTGGCCTTCGGACTCGCCTTCCTGCTGCCAGTGGTGCTCGTCGCGCTCAACCAGATCGGCATCCTGTCCGCCCGCAACATGCTGCGCAGCTGGCGCATCGTGCTCTTCTGCATCCTCGTCTTCTCGGCCTTCATGACCCCCGACCCCAGCGCGTGGACGATGCTGGCGATGGCCAGCCCGGTCTTCGTCCTCTACTGGTGCGCGGTGGGGGTGGCCTTCCTCATGGAACGCCGCCGGGAGAAGAAGAACCCCGGCCGCTACTCCGGGCTCTCGCCCGACGAGGCGACCCCGCTGACATGA
- a CDS encoding helix-turn-helix transcriptional regulator, whose protein sequence is MATYESATSRVARMLTMVPWLLHRQGIDLATAATELGVSESQVVEDLQVLFLCGLPGHYPDDLIEASWEGGRVFVGNADTIARPLRLGRDEALALIVALRALADTPGLAERDAIDRALAKLEAAAGETARAAAAVRVDLEQPADDGIAATIRAGLTERRRLHLRYTSGSRDETTERDVDPLRALSVDGRWYLEGWCHRAQGVRLFRLDRIEAAEVLDVPATPPEDLPERAVGTGVYRPDPEDQAVTLDLDPGSAWVAEQIPAEEVEPRDDGSVRMVLRVADPRWLLRLVLREGGGVRVVEPAALVDEVREAARTALSGKQS, encoded by the coding sequence ATGGCGACCTACGAGAGCGCCACCTCCCGGGTGGCCCGGATGCTGACGATGGTGCCCTGGCTGCTGCACCGGCAGGGCATCGACCTCGCGACGGCGGCGACCGAGCTCGGGGTGAGCGAGAGCCAGGTCGTCGAGGACCTGCAGGTCCTCTTCCTGTGCGGACTGCCCGGCCACTACCCCGACGACCTCATCGAGGCCTCGTGGGAGGGCGGACGCGTCTTCGTCGGCAACGCCGACACCATCGCCCGGCCGCTGCGCCTCGGGCGCGACGAGGCGCTGGCGCTCATCGTCGCGCTCCGGGCGCTGGCCGACACCCCGGGCCTGGCCGAGCGCGACGCCATCGACCGCGCCCTGGCCAAGCTCGAGGCGGCCGCGGGGGAGACCGCACGGGCGGCCGCCGCCGTGCGGGTGGACCTCGAGCAGCCGGCCGACGACGGGATCGCCGCGACCATCCGCGCCGGGCTCACCGAGCGCCGCCGGCTGCACCTGCGCTACACCTCCGGCAGCCGCGACGAGACCACCGAGCGCGACGTCGACCCGCTGCGGGCGCTGTCCGTGGACGGCCGCTGGTACCTCGAGGGCTGGTGCCACCGCGCCCAGGGCGTGCGCCTCTTCCGGCTCGACCGCATCGAGGCCGCCGAGGTGCTGGACGTGCCGGCCACGCCGCCCGAGGACCTCCCCGAGCGGGCCGTCGGCACCGGGGTCTACCGGCCCGACCCCGAGGACCAGGCCGTCACCCTCGACCTCGACCCCGGCTCGGCGTGGGTCGCCGAGCAGATCCCGGCCGAGGAGGTCGAGCCGCGCGACGACGGCTCCGTGCGGATGGTGCTGCGGGTCGCCGACCCCCGCTGGCTCCTGCGGCTCGTGCTGCGCGAGGGCGGGGGAGTGCGGGTCGTCGAGCCGGCGGCCCTCGTCGACGAGGTGCGCGAGGCCGCCCGCACGGCCCTGTCCGGGAAACAGTCGTGA
- a CDS encoding helix-turn-helix transcriptional regulator: MAKSTSTGPSPAAAKTERLLNLVIALLHTRQPLSRAKLRQAVPDYARSSPEAFERMFERDKDELRALGIPLRTEPIDAFFDDEPGYRIDQREYALPEIDFAPDELAVLGLAARAWGQASLAGPAAQALRKLDAAGVVRDESSVAGIEPLLHTPDPAFEPVRDAVLERCPLTFDYRGGSGDLARRRVQPWGLTSWHGRWYLTAHDLDRDAPRVFRLDRVVGIPERSGRPGGYAVPDDLDALAMIRRSAGEDGERSTTVRLLVRDGAAASLRRRAREGVGDDDVPEGWSRLELDVGSLTPLTREVTAAGPDVRVEAPAELAERVAGRLRAVLAAHGAHGGGAA; this comes from the coding sequence ATGGCGAAGAGCACGAGCACCGGCCCCAGCCCGGCCGCGGCGAAGACCGAGCGGCTGCTCAACCTCGTCATCGCCCTGCTGCACACCCGGCAGCCGCTCTCGCGGGCCAAGCTGCGCCAGGCGGTGCCGGACTACGCCCGGAGCAGTCCCGAGGCGTTCGAGCGGATGTTCGAGCGGGACAAGGACGAGCTGCGCGCCCTGGGCATCCCGCTGCGCACCGAGCCGATCGACGCCTTCTTCGACGACGAGCCGGGCTACCGCATCGACCAGCGCGAGTACGCCCTGCCCGAGATCGACTTCGCCCCGGACGAGCTCGCGGTGCTGGGTCTCGCGGCGCGCGCCTGGGGCCAGGCCAGCCTCGCGGGTCCGGCGGCGCAGGCGCTGCGCAAGCTGGACGCCGCCGGGGTGGTCCGCGACGAGTCCTCGGTCGCCGGGATCGAGCCGCTGCTGCACACCCCCGACCCCGCCTTCGAGCCGGTCCGCGACGCCGTGCTCGAGCGGTGCCCCCTCACCTTCGACTACCGCGGCGGGTCCGGCGACCTCGCGCGCCGCCGGGTGCAGCCGTGGGGGCTGACGAGCTGGCACGGTCGGTGGTACCTCACCGCCCACGACCTCGACCGGGACGCGCCGCGGGTCTTCCGGCTGGACCGCGTCGTCGGCATCCCGGAGCGCTCCGGCCGGCCCGGGGGGTATGCCGTGCCCGACGACCTCGACGCGCTCGCCATGATCCGGCGCAGCGCCGGGGAGGACGGCGAGCGGTCGACGACCGTCCGCCTGCTCGTGCGGGACGGTGCGGCCGCCTCGCTGCGGCGGCGGGCGCGGGAGGGCGTCGGGGACGACGACGTGCCCGAGGGCTGGTCGCGGCTGGAGCTCGACGTGGGGTCGCTGACACCGCTGACCCGGGAGGTCACCGCCGCCGGGCCGGACGTCCGGGTCGAGGCGCCGGCCGAGCTGGCCGAGCGGGTCGCCGGGCGGCTGCGCGCGGTGCTCGCGGCGCACGGGGCGCACGGGGGAGGGGCGGCCTGA
- a CDS encoding DUF3866 family protein: MITWREGEVRELLPGWAGVQVLGVDVGGERVRALGYPDLVGSAVVGDRVLLNVTALERGLGTGGYALVVALPDRPDAWPDRAAAEPGHLVKGRYAPLQPMVLGVDDPEGEHHATLAQADDLGGMPVLATDLHSALPAVLAGVRAERPGARVAYVMTDGAALPMAWSRTVAGLREAGWLASAITAGQAFGGDLEAVTVHTALLAARHVVSADLAVVIQGPGNLGTDTRWGFSGVAAGEALNAAAVLGGRPVAGLRVSQADARDRHRGLSHHSATAFGRVLAHPADLPVPVLPPAPSSTGAADPSARTGRAADGSSPGTGHGAGEPALHECLGLVHRQARDLVSTAPHLRLVEVAAEGLPEALAQVPVPLSTMSRGLEDDPAAFLAAAAAGRHAARLVDGGR, encoded by the coding sequence GTGATCACGTGGCGCGAGGGCGAGGTGCGCGAGCTGCTGCCGGGGTGGGCCGGCGTGCAGGTGCTCGGCGTCGACGTCGGGGGCGAGCGGGTGCGGGCCCTGGGCTACCCCGACCTCGTCGGCAGCGCCGTGGTGGGCGACCGGGTCCTGCTCAACGTCACCGCGCTGGAGCGCGGCCTCGGCACGGGAGGGTATGCCCTCGTCGTCGCCCTCCCCGACCGCCCGGACGCCTGGCCGGACCGCGCCGCCGCCGAGCCCGGCCACCTGGTCAAGGGTCGCTACGCGCCGCTGCAGCCCATGGTGCTGGGGGTCGACGACCCCGAGGGGGAGCACCACGCCACCCTCGCGCAGGCGGACGACCTGGGGGGTATGCCGGTGCTCGCCACCGACCTGCACTCGGCCCTCCCCGCCGTGCTCGCCGGGGTCCGGGCGGAGCGGCCGGGCGCCCGGGTGGCCTACGTCATGACCGACGGCGCGGCGCTGCCGATGGCGTGGTCGCGGACCGTCGCCGGGCTGCGGGAGGCCGGCTGGCTGGCGAGCGCGATCACCGCCGGGCAGGCCTTCGGCGGAGACCTGGAGGCGGTGACCGTGCACACGGCGCTCCTGGCCGCCCGGCACGTCGTGAGCGCCGACCTGGCCGTCGTGATCCAGGGTCCGGGCAACCTCGGCACCGACACCCGGTGGGGGTTCTCGGGGGTGGCCGCGGGCGAGGCGCTCAACGCCGCCGCCGTGCTCGGGGGTCGCCCGGTGGCGGGCCTGCGGGTGTCCCAGGCCGACGCGCGCGACCGGCACCGCGGGCTGTCCCACCACAGCGCCACCGCCTTCGGGCGCGTGCTCGCGCACCCCGCCGACCTCCCCGTCCCGGTGCTCCCCCCGGCGCCGAGCAGCACCGGCGCGGCGGACCCGTCTGCCCGCACCGGACGTGCCGCGGACGGGTCCTCCCCCGGCACCGGACACGGGGCGGGGGAACCCGCGCTGCACGAGTGCCTCGGGCTCGTCCACCGGCAGGCACGCGACCTGGTCTCGACCGCCCCGCACCTGCGCCTGGTCGAGGTCGCCGCCGAGGGGCTGCCGGAGGCGCTGGCGCAGGTCCCCGTGCCCCTGTCGACGATGAGCCGTGGCCTGGAGGACGACCCGGCCGCCTTCCTGGCCGCCGCGGCCGCCGGCCGGCACGCCGCCCGGCTCGTCGACGGCGGGCGGTGA
- a CDS encoding cation:proton antiporter codes for MTSDLVFLLGGGVLLLAVALPSLLTRAWLSAPVILILVGMLVGLLPFGSTFAFDPTDQRDTIEHVTEITVLVALMGVGLALDRPLSWRNRSSWRTWSATWRLLAIAMPLTIAGVFLLGWWGLGLGAAPALLLGAVLAPTDPVLAGDVQVGGPVITKREADGDESMAEQLHDDEISDDDEVRFALTSEAGLNDALAFPFVYAAIFLMTMGSAADWGLRWLAWELVGKIIIGVLVGVAVGWVLAYLAFRTRQQALRLAEQGESLLALAAMLLAYGVAEVAQGYGFLAVFVCAMTMRTRARRHEFHEHMHGVVERLERLLTLLVLLFVGIALTDGALESLDWRGVLVGVALVLVIRPLAGWVALRPGRWRMCDEKLRPLARREQLITAFFGIRGVGTLFYIAYALSETTWTGERWLWATCVFTIVFSVVLHGVLVTPVMARLERDRERLLRST; via the coding sequence ATGACCTCCGACCTGGTCTTCCTCCTGGGCGGCGGGGTGCTGCTGCTCGCCGTCGCCCTGCCGAGCCTGCTGACCCGCGCCTGGCTGTCCGCGCCGGTCATCCTCATCCTGGTGGGCATGCTCGTCGGGCTGCTCCCCTTCGGCTCCACCTTCGCCTTCGACCCCACCGACCAGCGCGACACCATCGAGCACGTCACCGAGATCACCGTGCTGGTGGCCCTCATGGGGGTCGGGCTGGCCCTGGACCGGCCGCTGTCCTGGCGCAACCGCAGCTCGTGGCGCACCTGGTCGGCGACCTGGAGGCTGCTCGCCATCGCCATGCCGCTCACCATCGCCGGCGTCTTCCTGCTCGGGTGGTGGGGTCTCGGACTCGGCGCCGCACCGGCCCTGCTGCTGGGCGCCGTGCTCGCCCCGACCGACCCGGTCCTGGCCGGGGACGTCCAGGTCGGCGGCCCGGTCATCACGAAGCGCGAGGCGGACGGCGACGAGTCGATGGCCGAGCAGCTGCACGACGACGAGATCAGCGACGACGACGAGGTCCGGTTCGCGCTGACCTCCGAGGCCGGGCTCAACGACGCCCTGGCCTTCCCCTTCGTCTACGCGGCGATCTTCCTCATGACCATGGGATCGGCTGCGGACTGGGGGCTGCGCTGGCTGGCGTGGGAGCTGGTCGGCAAGATCATCATCGGCGTGCTCGTCGGGGTCGCCGTGGGCTGGGTCCTGGCCTACCTCGCGTTCCGTACCCGGCAGCAGGCGCTGCGGCTGGCCGAGCAGGGTGAGTCGCTGCTGGCCCTGGCCGCGATGCTGCTGGCCTACGGCGTGGCCGAGGTCGCCCAGGGCTACGGCTTCCTCGCCGTGTTCGTCTGCGCCATGACGATGCGGACCCGGGCGCGCCGGCACGAGTTCCACGAGCACATGCACGGTGTCGTGGAGCGGCTGGAGCGGCTGCTCACGCTCCTCGTGCTGCTCTTCGTCGGGATCGCGCTCACCGACGGCGCCCTGGAGTCTCTCGACTGGCGCGGCGTCCTCGTGGGGGTCGCCCTCGTGCTGGTCATCCGGCCGCTCGCCGGGTGGGTCGCGCTGCGCCCCGGCCGCTGGCGCATGTGCGACGAGAAGCTGCGCCCCCTGGCCCGTCGTGAGCAGCTCATCACGGCGTTCTTCGGGATCCGCGGGGTGGGCACGTTGTTCTACATCGCCTACGCCCTGTCCGAGACCACGTGGACCGGGGAGCGCTGGCTCTGGGCCACCTGCGTCTTCACCATCGTCTTCTCCGTCGTCCTGCACGGGGTGCTCGTGACGCCGGTCATGGCGAGGCTGGAGCGCGACCGGGAGCGACTCCTCCGCTCGACCTGA
- a CDS encoding FKBP-type peptidyl-prolyl cis-trans isomerase — MTESPFGRVQKAKPEIDFPGDEPPTELQVEDLEVGKGAEATAGSTISAHYVGVSWSTGEEFDASWNRGEPLTFTAGVGQVIQGWDQGLLGMKVGGRRRIVIPPHLGYGDRGAGAAIKGGETLIFVVDLVDVG; from the coding sequence ATGACCGAGTCCCCCTTCGGCCGCGTCCAGAAGGCCAAGCCCGAGATCGACTTCCCCGGCGACGAGCCGCCCACCGAGCTGCAGGTCGAGGACCTCGAGGTCGGCAAGGGCGCGGAGGCCACCGCCGGCTCGACCATCTCCGCGCACTACGTCGGCGTGTCCTGGTCGACCGGTGAGGAGTTCGACGCCTCCTGGAACCGCGGCGAGCCGCTCACCTTCACCGCCGGTGTCGGTCAGGTCATCCAGGGCTGGGACCAGGGCCTGCTCGGGATGAAGGTCGGCGGCCGCCGCCGCATCGTCATCCCGCCGCACCTGGGGTACGGCGACCGCGGCGCGGGTGCCGCCATCAAGGGTGGCGAGACGCTCATCTTCGTCGTCGACCTGGTGGACGTGGGCTGA